From the genome of Hathewaya histolytica, one region includes:
- the pabB gene encoding aminodeoxychorismate synthase component I, which translates to MILKEITTSHTLYEIYSIFKEEEGSAFLDSSLQDSSLSEYSFIGLNPFIKIIGKKDAILVNNEESKEDIFTLLKNITKKYKINNETELPFLSGGIGYFSYDFGRTLEKFESTAIEDVEVPLFMFNFYDNIIISDHKNKKMYISALGVLKEEEESIGNICKAIKNYNIEDFSVNINYDYNLKEFESNFSQDEYIKTVEKVRAYIEEGDIYITNLTQRFSKKVEDYPYEIYRKLRKLSPAPFSAYLNYEDFKIISSSPERFIRIKDRFIETRPIKGTRPRGRDRAEDDKNKLELMNSEKDKSELLMIVDLERNDLSKICKEKSIKVTQLFDIEEYSTVFHLVSTIKGEIKEDKDAVDCINATFPGGSITGAPKIRSMEIIEELEGLKRNIYTGSIGYIGFDGNADFNIVIRTILYKDNVAYFGVGGGITYESDKDFEFEETLHKAKAIMQALS; encoded by the coding sequence GTGATACTTAAAGAAATAACTACCAGTCACACCCTATACGAAATATATAGTATTTTTAAAGAAGAGGAGGGAAGTGCTTTCTTAGATAGTTCACTTCAAGACTCAAGTCTCTCTGAATATTCCTTTATAGGGTTAAATCCTTTTATAAAAATTATAGGAAAAAAAGATGCTATCTTAGTGAATAACGAGGAGAGTAAAGAGGATATATTTACACTTTTAAAGAATATAACTAAGAAATATAAAATAAATAATGAAACAGAGCTTCCTTTTTTATCTGGTGGTATAGGATACTTTTCTTACGATTTCGGAAGAACTTTAGAGAAATTTGAAAGTACTGCTATAGAAGATGTAGAAGTTCCTCTTTTCATGTTTAATTTTTATGATAATATAATAATTTCTGATCATAAAAATAAGAAAATGTATATTTCAGCGCTTGGAGTATTAAAAGAAGAGGAAGAGAGCATAGGAAATATTTGTAAGGCCATAAAGAATTATAATATAGAAGATTTTAGTGTTAATATAAATTATGATTATAATTTAAAAGAGTTTGAGTCTAATTTTTCACAGGATGAATATATAAAAACTGTAGAAAAGGTAAGGGCATATATAGAAGAGGGAGATATTTATATAACTAATTTAACTCAAAGATTTTCGAAAAAGGTTGAAGATTATCCCTATGAGATTTATCGAAAATTAAGGAAGTTGAGTCCTGCACCCTTTTCAGCTTATCTAAATTATGAAGACTTTAAGATTATAAGCTCATCACCAGAAAGGTTTATAAGAATCAAGGATAGATTTATAGAAACTAGACCTATAAAGGGTACAAGACCTAGAGGAAGAGACAGAGCTGAAGATGATAAAAATAAGTTAGAGCTTATGAATAGTGAAAAAGATAAATCTGAACTTTTAATGATTGTGGACCTTGAAAGAAATGATTTAAGCAAAATATGTAAAGAGAAAAGTATTAAGGTTACACAATTATTTGATATAGAAGAATATAGTACAGTTTTTCATTTAGTCTCTACAATTAAAGGAGAAATAAAAGAAGACAAGGATGCTGTAGATTGTATTAATGCTACTTTTCCAGGCGGTTCAATTACCGGTGCTCCTAAAATTAGGTCTATGGAAATTATAGAGGAGTTAGAGGGGCTAAAAAGGAATATATATACAGGTTCTATAGGATATATTGGATTTGATGGAAATGCTGATTTTAATATTGTAATTAGAACAATTTTATATAAGGATAATGTTGCCTATTTTGGAGTAGGTGGGGGCATAACCTATGAATCAGATAAGGACTTTGAATTTGAGGAGACTCTTCATAAGGCAAAAGCTATAATGCAAGCTCTAAGCTAG
- a CDS encoding aminotransferase class IV: MYIINGKVQNESIINLDNGFFFGYGVFETILLKGTIPILLKEHLTRLNGSLKKLFIDKCITEEYVLKMISKGHYSDCALKIAVSETNIIITDRKILYKEENYRNGFDVNISNLKRNPYSHTTYIKSLNYYDNLIEKKSSKENGYDEVLFLNTAGKIAEGATTNLFFIKNNKLCTPKMQCGILPGIVRRYIIDILKDIYIVEEGEYVLEDIYNSEGAFLTNSLLGVIRINTIDKKFIIKNNEIDKIREIYMKSLGL, from the coding sequence ATGTATATTATAAATGGAAAAGTGCAAAATGAATCTATAATAAATTTAGATAATGGATTTTTCTTTGGTTATGGTGTATTTGAAACCATACTTCTTAAAGGTACTATTCCAATTTTATTAAAGGAACATTTAACAAGGCTTAATGGATCTCTTAAAAAACTTTTTATAGATAAATGTATAACAGAAGAATACGTCCTTAAAATGATTTCAAAGGGACATTATAGTGATTGTGCCTTAAAAATAGCAGTTTCTGAGACTAATATTATAATAACAGATAGAAAAATTCTCTATAAAGAAGAGAATTATAGAAATGGTTTCGATGTAAACATTAGTAATCTTAAAAGAAATCCTTATTCCCATACTACCTATATTAAAAGTTTAAATTACTATGATAATCTTATAGAAAAGAAATCATCTAAAGAAAATGGATATGATGAAGTTTTGTTTTTAAATACTGCAGGAAAAATAGCAGAGGGAGCTACAACTAATTTGTTTTTTATAAAGAATAATAAATTATGTACACCAAAGATGCAGTGTGGAATATTGCCTGGAATTGTAAGGCGTTATATTATTGATATTCTAAAAGATATTTATATAGTAGAAGAAGGGGAATATGTATTAGAGGATATTTATAATTCAGAGGGGGCCTTTTTAACCAATAGTCTCTTGGGAGTTATTAGGATTAATACTATAGATAAAAAATTTATTATTAAAAATAATGAAATAGACAAAATCAGAGAAATATATATGAAATCTTTAGGACTTTAA
- the folE gene encoding GTP cyclohydrolase I FolE, giving the protein MDKIKIQEAVKVIIDAVGEDANREGLKDTPLRISKMYEEIFKGLNEDPKDHLSKTFTVDNDNLVIEKDIHFYSMCEHHFLPFFGKAHIAYIPNGKVVGLSKLARTVEVFARRPQLQERLTEQIGNALLDNLDCKGVMVVVEAEHLCMSMRGIKKPGSKTVSMFVKGSLEKDINMQNHILTLIK; this is encoded by the coding sequence ATGGATAAAATTAAAATTCAAGAGGCTGTAAAAGTTATAATAGATGCTGTAGGAGAAGATGCAAATAGAGAGGGGCTAAAGGACACACCTCTTAGAATAAGTAAAATGTATGAAGAAATATTTAAGGGACTAAACGAAGATCCTAAAGATCACCTAAGTAAAACATTTACAGTAGATAATGATAATTTAGTTATAGAAAAAGATATTCATTTCTATTCTATGTGTGAACATCATTTTTTACCTTTCTTTGGTAAAGCACATATAGCATATATACCAAATGGAAAGGTAGTTGGATTAAGTAAGCTTGCTAGGACTGTAGAAGTTTTCGCAAGAAGACCCCAATTACAAGAAAGATTAACTGAGCAAATAGGCAATGCTCTATTAGATAATTTAGATTGTAAGGGAGTTATGGTAGTTGTAGAAGCAGAACACTTATGTATGAGTATGAGAGGAATAAAAAAACCAGGAAGTAAAACTGTAAGTATGTTTGTTAAAGGTTCCCTAGAAAAAGATATAAATATGCAAAATCATATATTGACTTTAATAAAATAA